Proteins from a single region of Carassius gibelio isolate Cgi1373 ecotype wild population from Czech Republic chromosome A5, carGib1.2-hapl.c, whole genome shotgun sequence:
- the LOC128004261 gene encoding spectrin beta chain, non-erythrocytic 1 isoform X1, whose translation MSTISPTDFDSVEIQQQYNDINNRWDIAAETEWDNENSSARLFERSRIKALADEREAVQKKTFNKWVNSHLGRVTCRIGDLYTDLRDGRMLIRLLEVLSGEQLPKPTKGRMRIHCLENVDKALQFLKEQKVHLENMGSHDIVDGNHRLTLGLIWTIILRFQIQDISVETEDNKEKKSAKDALLLWCQMKTAGYPNVNVHNFTTSWRDGLAFNAIVHKHRSDLIDFDNLKRSNAHYNLQNAFNVAEKELGLTKLLDPEDVNVDQPDEKSIITYVATYYHYFSKMKALAVEGKRIGKVLDYAIEADQLIEKYETLASELLQWIEQTIVTLNDRQLANSLSAVQNQLQAFNTYRTVEKPPKFTEKGNLEVLLFTIQSKMRANNQKVYIPREGKLISDINKAWERLEKAEHERELALRNELIRQEKLEMLAARFDRKAAMRETWLSENQRLVSQDNFGVDLGAVEAATRKHEAIETDIQAYGERVAAVEAVARELEAERYHEVRRILARRDNVLRLWEYLKELLAARRERLNAHRDLQRLLQEMSYIMDWTEDMKSRLQSQDSGKHLHDVEDLLQKHTLVEADISAQAERVKAVQAAAKRFTSDEQSYKPCDPTLVEEKVDLLDRAYGELSQLAADRRARLDDSRRLWQFLWELGEEAAWIREQEQILSGGDYGKDLSSALHLLSKHEAFRDEMAARYSPLGNSIASGEAMVKEGHYGAPEVTERIKDVKAQWSHLEEASKLHEQRLKESVAFHQFQTDGNDMEAWILETLRQVSSQEVGHDEFSTQTLARKQREVEEEIQSHRPLIDSLHEQASTLPEAYAQSPQVQGRLPAIEQQYEELEGLSSSWRQALDGALALYRMFSEASACQQWVGEKEQWLHNMEIPTKLEDLEVVQQRFETLEPEMNTLGARITDVNQVAEQLLGSDNRNKEQIDQTQNQLNKRWSDFQSLSDQRKQALESALNIQNYHLECNEIKSWMKEKTKVIESTQSLGNDLAGVMALQRKLTGMERDLEAIQGKLDDLRCEAEKLASEHPEQEEEIKGRLAEIQEVWEELRATMKRREESLGEASKLQGFLRDLDDFQAWLSRTQTTVASEDTPTSLAEAERLLAQHEAIKNEVDNYRDDYEKMRATGVEVTQGQTDAQHMFLAQRLQALDTGWHELRRMWESRHCVLAQAFDFQILLRDANQAEGFLSSQEYVLSHTEMPSSLQGAVEAIKKHEDFLTTMEASEEKINGVVESGRRLISDGNTYADKIQEKTDSIQERHQKNKQAANELLGKLKDNRELQHFLQDGQELTLWINEKMLTAQDMSYDEARNLHSKWQKHQAFMAELASNKDWLDKIDKEGQVLVKEKPELEQTVSETMSSLQKQWDELESTTQAKAQCLFDANRAELFTQSCSALDSWLQNISSQLQSDDFGKDLTSVNILLKKHQMLENQMEVREKEVQSLQSQALALAQEDSGIMEVDGQQRRVTDSFSKLQDPLRQRRQCLLASKEAHQFNRDLEDEILWVKERMPLTTSTDHGKDLPSVQLLIKKNQTLQKEIQGHQPRIDDIQAHGRTMSPGKESEMDSERRAALDERLAELRELWALLISETEKRNMRLEEANRAQQFYTDAAEAEAWMGEQELHMMSEEKAKDEQSALVMVKKHQILEQALEDYAQTIHQLANSSRLMVNSEHPESERITLRQAQVDKLYAGLKDLAEERRAKLQERLRLTQLKREVDDLEQWIAEREVVAGSHELGQDYEHVTMLRDKFREFARDTSTIGQERVDGVNAQADDLIESGHPENASVAEWKDGLNEAWADLLELIDTRTQMLAASYELHRFHQDAQEALGLIKEKKETLAGAELGRDLNTVQHFLRQHTAYEHDVQALSGQVTQVQDDAARLQKAYAGEKADDILRHERAVTEAWEGLQSATQARRLLLLDTVEKFRFLNMVRDLMLWMEGINLQIQSHDSPRDVSSAGLVIANHQDIKSEIETRADSFSACSEMGRTLTNNDHYASDEIQEKLDQLQAKRTEINQKWQEKMDHLQIVLEVLQFGRDASMAESWLAGQEPLVRAAELGSNVDEVESLIKRHEAFEKLAAGWEDRFTQLEKLTTLEEQEIQRKREEEERARRPPTPPPVEEVVQSEINDSAARTSLDQTTLNQSVSVNGAYSDQDTSQSLLVSVSELQKPEPKQESKLQSYPVSKPVPKPHKAQERGSESESVNGPGRDSGLDSASRQDPSATLPGRGGAEPTTDAMEGILCRKQEMESHNKKAATRSWQNVYCVLRKGSLGFYKDNKSAANGVPYHGEVPISLSDAVCEVAHDYKKRKHVFKLRLGDGKEFLFQGKDEAEMSSWIQAIQSTLSSTERSPGATRGLIRAMTMPPISPSSGDAGGVTMRNKDGKERDREKRFSFFGKKK comes from the exons ATGAGAGAGAAGCAGTGCAGAAGAAGACCTTCAATAAATGGGTGAACTCTCACCTGGGTCGCGTGACCTGCAGGATTGGTGACCTCTACACTGACCTCCGTGATGGACGTATGCTTATCCGACTGCTGGAGGTCCTCTCTGGGGAGCAACTG CCAAAGCCCACCAAAGGCCGTATGCGCATCCACTGTTTGGAGAACGTTGACAAGGCTCTGCAGTTCCTGAAGGAACAAAAGGTTCATCTGGAGAATATGGGTTCTCATGACATTGTTGATGGAAACCACCGCCTCACACTTGGACTCATTTGGACCATAATTCTCCGTTTCCAG ATCCAAGACATTAGCGTTGAGACAGAGGACAACAAAGAGAAGAAATCAGCCAAAGATGCTCTGCTGCTGTGGTGTCAGATGAAGACTGCAGG GTACCCAAATGTCAATGTCCACAACTTTACTACCAGCTGGAGAGATGGTCTAGCGTTCAATGCCATAGTGCACAAACACAG GTCAGACTTGATTGACTTTGATAACCTCAAGCGCTCTAATGCCCACTATAACCTGCAGAATGCTTTTAATGTGGCAGAGAAGGAGCTGGGTCTTACCAAGCTACTGGATCCAGAGG ATGTGAATGTTGATCAGCCTGATGAGAAGTCCATCATCACGTATGTGGCGACATACTACCACTACTTCAGCAAGATGAAGGCGCTCGCCGTGGAGGGCAAGAGAATCGGCAAG gTGCTGGACTATGCCATCGAAGCAGATCAGCTCATAGAGAAATACGAGACTCTGGCCTCAGAGCTGCTGCAGTGGATTGAGCAAACCATTGTTACCCTTAATGATCGTCAGCTCGCTAACTCACTCAGTGCGGTTCAGAACCAGCTACAGGCCTTTAATACTTACCGCACCGTTGAGAAACCGCCTAA ATTCACTGAAAAGGGAAATTTGGAGGTTTTGCTCTTCACCATTCAGAGTAAAATGAGAGCAAACAATCAGAAAGTCTACATCCCAAGAGAGGGAAAACTCatctctgacatcaacaag GCATGGGAGAGGCTGGAGAAAGCGGAACACGAGAGGGAGTTGGCACTGAGAAATGAACTGATTCGTCAGGAGAAGCTGGAGATGTTGGCTGCACGTTTTGACCGCAAAGCAGCCATGAGAGAAACCTGGCTCAGCGAAAACCAGCGGCTGGTCTCACAG GACAATTTTGGTGTTGACCTGGGTGCTGTGGAAGCAGCCACTCGCAAACACGAGGCCATCGAGACCGACATCCAGGCATACGGTGAGCGCGTAGCAGCCGTAGAAGCTGTTGCTCGAGAACTGGAGGCAGAGAGATATCATGAAGTGCGCCGCATACTGGCACGAAGGGATAACGTTCTTAGACTTTGGGAGTATCTGAAAGAACTACTTGCTGCACGACGAGAGAGGCTGAATGCACACAGAGACCTGCAGCGCCTTCTACAGGAGATGAGCTACATCATGGACTGGACGGAAGACATGAAG aGTCGTCTGCAATCTCAGGACAGTGGGAAACACCTTCATGATGTGGAGGACTtgctgcaaaaacacacacttgTGGAAGCTGATATATCTGCACAGGCCGAGCGAGTCAAAGCTGTGCAGGCCGCTGCAAAGAGATTTACTTCAGATGAACAGA GTTATAAGCCATGTGACCCCACTCTGGTTGAAGAGAAGGTGGATCTTCTAGACCGAGCATACGGAGAACTGAGCCAGCTGGCAGCGGATCGACGAGCTCGACTGGATGACTCGCGAAGACTGTGGCAGTTCCTGTGGGAGCTGGGAGAGGAGGCCGCCTGGATCAGAGAGCAGGAGCAGATCCTGTCTGGAGGAGACTACGGAAAGGACTTGAGCTCTGCTCTTCACCTCCTGTCTAAACATGAGGCCTTCAGAGATGAGATGGCAGCCCGGTATAGCCCTCTGGGGAACAGCATTGCAAGCGGAGaggccatggtgaaggaaggccACTATGGAGCCCCTGAGGTGACAGAGCGAATCAAGGATGTGAAAGCACAGTGGTCGCACCTGGAGGAG GCTTCAAAGTTGCATGAGCAGAGGCTAAAAGAGTCTGTAGCTTTTCACCAGTTCCAGACAGACGGCAACGACATGGAGGCCTGGATACTGGAAACACTAAGACAG GTGTCTAGTCAAGAAGTTGGCCACGATGAGTTTTCTACACAGACTCTGGCCAGAAAGCAGAGAGAGGTGGAGGAGGAGATTCAAAGCCACCGACCACTCATCGACTCACTACATGAACAGGCCTCAACACTGCCTGAAGCATACGCACAGTCTCCACAG GTTCAGGGCCGTCTCCCAGCAATAGAGCAGCAATATGAAGAGTTAGAGGGGTTGTCGTCATCATGGCGACAGGCCTTAGATGGAGCGCTTGCGTTGTATCGCATGTTTAGTGAAGCTAGTGCCTGCCAGCAGTGGGTTGGAGAAAAAGAACAGTGGCTGCACAACATGGAGATTCCCACCAAACTAGAGGATCTGGAGGTGGTCCAGCAGAG GTTTGAAACTCTGGAGCCAGAGATGAACACACTGGGTGCTCGCATAACTGATGTCAATCAAGTGGCTGAACAGCTGCTTGGATCAGACAACCGCAACAAAGAGCAAATCGACCAGACACAGAACCAACTCAATAAAAG GTGGTCTGATTTCCAGAGTCTGTCCGACCAGCGTAAACAAGCTCTGGAATCAGCACTGAATATCCAGAACTACCATCTAGAGTGTAATGAGATCAAGAGCTGGATGAAGGAGAAGACAAAGGTCATTGAGTCCACGCAGAGCCTTGGAAATGACCTGGCTGGAGTCATGGCCCTCCAGCGTAAACTCACTGGTATGGAAAGAGACCTGGAGGCTATACAG GGTAAGTTGGATGACCTGCGTTGTGAGGCAGAGAAATTGGCGTCTGAGCACCCTGAGCAGGAGGAGGAGATCAAGGGTCGACTGGCTGAAATCCAGGAGGTGTGGGAGGAGCTTCGAGCCACCATGAAACGGCGCGAGGAGTCGTTGGGCGAAGCCTCTAAGCTTCAGGGCTTCCTTAGAGATCTTGATGACTTCCAGGCCTGGTTGTCCCGTACACAGACCACTGTGGCATCCGAGGACACACCTACATCTCTAGCGGAAGCAGAGCGTCTGCTGGCTCAACATGAGGCCATCAAGAATGAAGTAGATAACTACAGGGACGATTATGAGAAGATGAGAGCCACTGGAGTTGAG GTGACTCAGGGACAGACGGATGCCCAGCACATGTTCCTAGCACAGCGACTGCAAGCGTTGGACACCGGCTGGCATGAGCTGAGGAGAATGTGGGAGAGCCGCCACTGTGTCCTCGCTCAGGCCTTTGATTTCCAAATCTTGCTACGAGATGCAAACCAGGCAGAGGGCTTCCTCAGTAGCCAG GAGTATGTTCTGTCACACACAGAGATGCCCTCCAGCCTGCAAGGGGCTGTGGAGGCCATCAAGAAACACGAGGACTTCCTCACCACAATGGAGGCCAGTGAAGAAAAGATCAATGGCGTGGTCGAATCTGGACGAAGACTCATATCTGATGGCAACACCTATGCAGACAAGATTCAGGAGAAGACAGACTCCATTCAGGAAAG GCACCAGAAGAACAAACAAGCTGCCAATGAGCTGCTGGGTAAACTGAAGGATAACAGAGAGCTGCAGCACTTCCTACAGGACGGACAAGAG CTGACTTTGTGGATAAATGAGAAAATGTTGACAGCTCAGGACATGTCCTATGATGAGGCTAGAAACCTTCACAGCAAGTGGCAGAAGCACCAGGCCTTCATGGCAGAGCTAGCCTCCAATAAAGACTGGCTGGACAAGATTGACAAG GAGGGTCAGGTGTTGGTAAAGGAGAAGCCTGAGCTGGAGCAGACGGTATCAGAGACTATGAGCAGCCTGCAGAAGCAATGGGACGAGCTAGAGAGCACCACTCAAGCCAAGGCTCAGTGTCTGTTTGACGCTAACCGAGCTGAACTTTTCACACAGAGCTGCTCCGCGCTGGACTCATGGCTCCAGAACATCTCCTCTCAACTCCAAAGTGATGACTTCGGAAAAGATCTCACCAGTGTCAACatcctgctcaagaaacatcag ATGCTGGAGAATCAGATGGAGGTGCGTGAGAAAGAGGTCCAGTCTCTGCAGTCACAGGCTCTGGCCTTGGCCCAAGAGGATTCTGGGATAATGGAGGTGGATGGGCAGCAGAGAAGGGTGACAGACAGCTTCTCTAAACTGCAGGACCCTTTAAGACAGAGAAGGCAGTGTCTTCTTGCTTCAAAGGAGGCTCATCAGTTCAACAGAGACCTTGAGGATGAAATT TTATGGGTGAAGGAAAGGATGCCTCTCACCACATCCACAGACCACGGTAAAGATCTGCCCAGTGTCCAGCTGCTCATCAAAAAAAATCAG ACTCTGCAAAAGGAGATTCAGGGCCATCAGCCCCGTATCGATGACATCCAGGCTCACGGTAGGACCATGTCCCCTGGGAAGGAGTCAGAGATGGACAGTGAGAGAAGAGCTGCTCTGGATGAGCGTCTGGCGGAGCTGAGGGAATTGTGGGCCCTTTTGATTTCTGAGACGGAAAAGAGGAACATGAGACTAGAAGAGGCTAACCGAGCGCAGCAGTTTTACACAGATGCTGCAGAGGCTGAGGCCTGGATGGGAGAACAAGAGCTTCATATGATGTCAGAGGAAAAGGCGAAG GATGAGCAGAGTGCTTTGGTGATGGTGAAGAAACACCAAATTCTGGAGCAGGCTCTAGAGGACTACGCTCAAACCATCCATCAGCTGGCCAATAGCAGCAGACTTATGGTGAATAGTGAACACCCAGAGAG TGAAAGAATTACTCTGAGGCAGGCCCAGGTGGATAAACTGTACGCAGGGTTGAAGGATCTGGCGGAAGAGAGGAGGGCCAAACTGCAGGAGAGACTGAGACTGACCCAGCTGAAGAGAGAGGTGGATGATTTAGAGCAGTGGATCGCCGAAAGAGAGGTTGTCGCTGGGTCTCACGAACTCGGACAAGACTACGAACATGTGACA ATGTTGCGTGACAAGTTTCGGGAGTTTGCGCGGGACACCAGCACGATTGGTCAGGAGCGTGTGGATGGAGTGAACGCCCAGGCAGATGATCTTATTGAGTCAGGTCATCCGGAAAACGCCAGTGTGGCTGAGTGGAAGGATGGGCTCAATGAGGCCTGGGCCGACCTGCTGGAGCTCATCGACACACGCACACAGATGCTTGCCGCCTCATATGAGTTGCACCGCTTCCACCAAGACGCCCAGGAAGCTCTGGGGCTCATAAAGGAGAAAAAGGAGACGCTAGCAGGGGCCGAACTTGGACGGGACTTGAACACTGTCCAGCACTTTCTTAGGCAGCATACGGCGTATGAGCATGATGTGCAGGCACTCAGTGGGCAG GTCACACAGGTTCAGGACGATGCTGCACGTCTGCAGAAAGCGTACGCTGGAGAGAAAGCTGATGACATCCTTCGCCACGAGCGTGCAGTCACTGAAGCCTGGGAGGGGCTTCAATCTGCCACTCAAGCCAGACGGCTGCTCCTACTGGACACAGTGGAGAAGTTCAGATTCTTAAACATGGTCAGAGACCTCATGCTGTGGATGGAAGGAATCAACTTGCAGATCCAGTCACACGACAGCCCAAG GGATGTCTCCTCAGCTGGTCTGGTCATCGCCAACCATCAGGATATTAAGTCTGAGATAGAGACTAGAGCAGACAGCTTTAGTGCATGCAGTGAAATGGGACGCACCCTCACCAACAACGACCACTATGCTTCAGATGAG ATTCAAGAGAAATTGGATCAGCTTCAGGCCAAACGCACTGAAATTAATCAGAAGTGGCAAGAGAAAATGGACCACTTACAGATCG ttctGGAGGTGTTACAGTTCGGCAGGGATGCGTCTATGGCTGAGTCGTGGCTGGCTGGACAGGAGCCACTGGTCAGGGCAGCAGAATTGGGCTCTAACGTAGACGAGGTTGAGAGTCTTATCAAACGCCACGAAGCCTTTGAAAAACTGGCAGCAGGCTGGGAAGATCGTTTCACACAGCTAGAGAAACTCACCACG CTGGAGGAACAGGAAATTCAAAGAAAAAGGGAAGAGGAAGAGAGGGCCCGACGACCTCCCACACCTCCCCCTGTGGAGGAGGTAGTACAGTCTGAGATCAACGATTCTGCTGCAAG GACGAGTCTGGACCAGACTACACTGAACCAGTCAGTATCTGTCAATGGTGCCTACAGTGACCAGGACACATCACAG TCGTTATTGGTCTCTGTATCTGAACTCCAGAAACCTGAACCTAAACAAGAGAGTAAACTTCAGTCTTACCCAGTTTCTAAACCTGTGCCTAAACCCCACAAGGCACAGGAGCGT GGATCAGAATCTGAATCTGTTAATGGTCCGGGCCGTGACAGCGGTCTGGACTCAGCATCACGCCAGGACCCTTCAGCAACACTGCCAGGGCGAGGAGGAGCAGAGCCCACCACAGACGCCATGGAGGGCATCCTCTGCAGAAAACAGGAAATGGAATCGCACAACAAAAAAGCAGCCACCAG